TTCGGGTATGCCCCGGGAGCCTTTACGGGTGCCCATAAAGAGGGGAAACAAGGAAAGTTTGCAGCTGCTGACGGCGGAACCTTATTCCTGGACGAAATCGGTGACATGTCACTTAACCTGCAAAGCAAGCTCTTGCGAGCGCTGCAGGACAGGTGCATTGAGCCAGTGGGCAGCAATAAAACGGTTGAAGTAGACGTTCGAATCATTGTAGCTACCAACCAGGATTTGATGCAAAAGGTTGTAGCAGAAGAGTTTCGTCAGGATTTATACTATCGTCTGAATGTAATTAATCTAAGGCTTACTCCCTTGAGCTACAGGCTTGAGGACATTATTCCCCTGGTGAATGTATTTTTGGAAAAGTTTAACACTGATTTTGGGACGCGGATAAATGAAATATCCTCGGAAGCCCGTAAAATACTAATAGCCCATCACTGGCCGGGGAATGTACGCGAGCTGATGAATGTTATAGAAAGGGCAGTCAATTTTTCCACCGGGCCTGTTTTGGAGGTGGAAAGCCTTCCCTTCTACCTGCGGGAGCAAAAAGTGCAAATTCCTTTCACCCACGTTATTAACCGGGGTATTTCCGTGCGAAAAAAAGGCCACCTCGACAAAAAAGTATTATTAGGGGTTCTGGAAAAAGCCAACGGTAACAAATCAGAAGCAGCCAGAATGTTAGGTATCAGCAGATCGTGGTTATATGAAAAAATGCGGCAATACAAACTTATTTAGGCCATTTTTAAAACAACCACAGGGACGGTTCTTGTGTGGCAAGCAACTAGCTGAAAGTTGGATATGAGAGTTGGAGGTTAGAGGTGTGGCGACTACCCCTTCGTCCCTTCCAATTAAGTCATTAGTAACCGGACCACTGCAACAGTACCCGCGGTTCGTAATTCTCCCTAATAACTCAGCTTTTTACCTTCCTCAATGATGTGATCCGCCGTTCTGGCCGCCAGAGCCATAACGGTTTCCGTTGGATTACATCCCCCGCCGGTAACAAAAGATGCAGCACTGCAGATATAAAGATTGGGAATGTCATGGCTGCGGCAAAAACCGTCAACAACTGAATTGTTCGGGTCCTTTCCCATCCGGCAGGTGCCCATCAAATGTCCTGTATCAGACGCTACAAAAGCAGGTTGTCCCCCGGCGGCAACAAGTATTTCGTTAGCCTTTTGCACTCCATGTGCAATTATTTTATTGTCATTCTCTCCGTATCCAAAGGTGACCAGGGGCCTGGGCATCCCGTATTCATCCTTTTCATCACTCAAAGTTACCGAGTTGTTTTTATTGGGAAGTACTTCGCCAACCATGGTTATCTGAGCAAAGAAGTTAAAGTCACGCATAATATCGTAAAGTTTTTGTCCCCAAACACCGGCTCCGGAAACAAGTAGCTTGGCTATTTCCACCGGCCTGGCCCCGTGGGCATTTAATGTATAACCTCTGACAAAGCCTCTGGAATTATCAGTTTCATAGAAATCCTGGGAAACGGCCAGTACCGGCGTCCCCTTATAAATGCGCACCTCATCGTGAAATTTGGCAAAGATATCATGTCCACTATGGGGCATTAGTTCCTTCCCCACCATTCCGCTGCTATTGGCCAGACCGTCCGGAAATTGGGGACAGGCCGAATGAAGCAAAAGACGCGGAGTTTCAATACAGAATGCTGATATAATAGTTACTTTAGCCTTTTGAAAATATTCCTTGCCGTCATGAATAAAAGAAACTCCCTCTACCTTACCGCTTTTATCAACCTTAACCTGGGTTACCATGCAATCACTAAGTACCTCTGCCCCGTGGCCGATGGCCTTGGGTATGTGCTGAATTAGTGTGCTGAACTTGGCGTTAGGCATGCATCCCTGGTTGCAAAACCCTCTGTTAATACAGGGAGGACGCCCGTCAAAGGGGGCGGATAATATGGCCAGGGGAGCAACTGTGCTGTTTATACCCAGCTTTGCACACCCTTCCCGGAAAACCTGAGCATTGGCGCTAATGGGTTCCCTTTCCGGGTAGGGGTATGGTCCATTAAAAGGGCCCCAGGGAAAGTGTTTGGGCCCGGAGACGGCAATATCCTTTTCAATTTTATCATAATATGGCTCTAAATCCTGATAGGTAATGGGCCAATCATCCGCCACACCGTCCAGCGTTTTAACCTTAAAATCGCTTTCATGAAACCGGAAAAACACACCGGTGAAATGGACAGTGCCCCCACCCACACCTCGCCCGGAGTTGTTATGCCCCATGCTCAGCGGGTCACTGCCCGTTACCAGCCTGGTGTCGTTCCAGGCCAGGCTTTGCATGGAAAGCTCATCGCTGGCAAAATCAGTCTGCGGGTTCCAGAAAGGGCCCGCGTCAATAGCCACCACATCGAATCCGGCCTTACTCAGCTCGTAGGCCAGCACCCCGCCGGCAGCGCCGGCTCCCACAATACAAATGTCAGCACCATCGGCATACTTTCTTTTTTCTAGATGATTATAGCGATGACCCTGGTAATGGTCATAGTCATGCTTTACGTAATCATGATTCGTTGGCATCTCTTTTAGCCTCCCACGGGTCAGTAAGACCTCTTTCTACGCGGACATAGCCACGCGGGTATGCCGGTCCCCCATAACCTATTTCTGACCACACGGTGGGGTGGGAATAATAAGCACTGGCAATTACCGTGGCCAGCTTATTAAAAAGCTCCTTTTGAGGTATGGTCTGCCATTCCTTTAGCTGGACAGCCTGTCCCTTTTGTAGGTCTATCAAAATAGATTGCTGTTTCCTCACATCCATTTCCAAAAAAGCTGTCCCGAATTGTTTTTTTGCCAGCTCGTCAATGGCTTTAAGTCCCTGGCGTATTAATACTGTTTGCTCAGGAGTGCCAACCTTGCGCTGGCCTTCACCTATGGGAGAGGTAAGGGTATTATCCATATGATGTATCACGTAATCTAAAATTTCCTTTCTATGGTCATAAACAATATGTTTTGCTATAGTGAAGATCATATGTACTTCATACTTGTTCAAAAATTTATATTCAGGTAAGGGCCTCAAGCGCTTTAAAACGATCTCACTGGTATGATCATCCCAGTGATCTCTTTCTTTTAATAGGTCGTAACCGGGGTACCTTGTCCTGTTTTCCTGCATAAAACTACCTCCAGTAAAGAGCAATCAAGCCTAAAATACTCATAGCTGCCACCATGATGGGTAGTGTCAAAGGAGGCCCAACAAGGAAATTTTGCGATTCTCCAAAGCCTCCGACCCGTTGACCGATACCATTAACATGCAAAACCGATCCTACAGCCCCCAGCACCACACCGGCAAAAAGTAAAACTAACAGTATATTGCTTAGCAAAGGTGCGTTATAAAAAGATAATAATATAGCAAATACTCCGATTACCGGGCCACCCACCACCGGCCCGTACATGGCCCAGTGCCTAAAATTTTGACGGGAATGAAAAATACCCACTTGCAGTGAAATAATCAAAAAGGCAAGGCCTGTAAAAAGCAATAAAACACGGGTTATAGG
This region of Bacillota bacterium genomic DNA includes:
- a CDS encoding gluconate 2-dehydrogenase subunit 3 family protein: MQENRTRYPGYDLLKERDHWDDHTSEIVLKRLRPLPEYKFLNKYEVHMIFTIAKHIVYDHRKEILDYVIHHMDNTLTSPIGEGQRKVGTPEQTVLIRQGLKAIDELAKKQFGTAFLEMDVRKQQSILIDLQKGQAVQLKEWQTIPQKELFNKLATVIASAYYSHPTVWSEIGYGGPAYPRGYVRVERGLTDPWEAKRDANES
- a CDS encoding GMC family oxidoreductase; its protein translation is MPTNHDYVKHDYDHYQGHRYNHLEKRKYADGADICIVGAGAAGGVLAYELSKAGFDVVAIDAGPFWNPQTDFASDELSMQSLAWNDTRLVTGSDPLSMGHNNSGRGVGGGTVHFTGVFFRFHESDFKVKTLDGVADDWPITYQDLEPYYDKIEKDIAVSGPKHFPWGPFNGPYPYPEREPISANAQVFREGCAKLGINSTVAPLAILSAPFDGRPPCINRGFCNQGCMPNAKFSTLIQHIPKAIGHGAEVLSDCMVTQVKVDKSGKVEGVSFIHDGKEYFQKAKVTIISAFCIETPRLLLHSACPQFPDGLANSSGMVGKELMPHSGHDIFAKFHDEVRIYKGTPVLAVSQDFYETDNSRGFVRGYTLNAHGARPVEIAKLLVSGAGVWGQKLYDIMRDFNFFAQITMVGEVLPNKNNSVTLSDEKDEYGMPRPLVTFGYGENDNKIIAHGVQKANEILVAAGGQPAFVASDTGHLMGTCRMGKDPNNSVVDGFCRSHDIPNLYICSAASFVTGGGCNPTETVMALAARTADHIIEEGKKLSY